The following are from one region of the Pseudomonas putida genome:
- a CDS encoding ABC transporter ATP-binding protein, giving the protein MSSALSIRQLTKTYGNGFQALKGIDLDVAEGDFFALLGPNGAGKSTTIGILSTLVNKTSGTVNVFGHDLDREPSALKRCLGVVPQEFNFNQFEKTFDIVVTQAGYYGIPPKLAKERAEQYLTQLGLWDKRDVQSRSLSGGMKRRLMIARALIHEPRLLILDEPTAGVDIELRRSMWSFLTELNQKGITIILTTHYLEEAEQLCRNIGIIDHGTIVENTSMRQLLGKLHVETFVLDIKQDLAAAPVLQGYPCRLLTPHTLEVQVEKDIGITALFGQLALQNIEVQSLRNKTNRLEELFVSLVEKNLSKVAV; this is encoded by the coding sequence ATGAGTTCTGCCCTGTCCATCCGACAGCTGACCAAAACCTACGGCAACGGCTTCCAGGCCCTCAAGGGCATCGACCTCGATGTTGCCGAAGGCGACTTCTTCGCCTTGCTCGGCCCCAACGGCGCCGGCAAGTCCACCACTATCGGCATCCTCTCTACCCTGGTGAACAAGACCAGCGGCACGGTGAACGTGTTCGGTCATGACCTGGACCGCGAGCCTTCGGCACTCAAACGCTGCCTGGGCGTGGTACCGCAGGAATTCAACTTCAACCAGTTCGAGAAAACCTTCGACATCGTCGTGACCCAGGCCGGCTACTACGGTATCCCACCCAAGCTGGCCAAGGAACGCGCCGAGCAGTACCTGACCCAGCTGGGCCTGTGGGACAAGCGCGACGTGCAATCGCGATCGCTGTCCGGCGGCATGAAGCGCCGTTTGATGATTGCCCGCGCGCTGATCCACGAGCCGCGCCTGCTGATCCTCGACGAACCCACCGCAGGTGTGGACATCGAACTGCGCCGCTCGATGTGGAGCTTTCTCACCGAGCTGAACCAGAAAGGCATCACCATCATCCTCACCACCCACTACCTGGAAGAGGCTGAGCAGCTGTGCCGCAACATCGGCATCATCGACCACGGCACCATCGTCGAGAACACCAGCATGCGCCAGCTGCTGGGCAAGCTGCATGTCGAAACCTTTGTCCTCGATATCAAGCAGGACCTGGCCGCTGCACCGGTGTTGCAGGGCTACCCGTGCCGGCTGCTGACCCCGCACACCCTGGAAGTTCAGGTGGAGAAGGACATCGGCATCACCGCGCTGTTTGGCCAGCTGGCGCTACAGAACATCGAGGTGCAGAGCCTGCGCAACAAGACCAACCGACTCGAGGAGCTGTTCGTGTCCCTGGTGGAAAAAAACCTGTCGAAGGTGGCCGTATGA
- a CDS encoding low molecular weight protein-tyrosine-phosphatase, whose product MRVLFVCLGNICRSPTAEGVLRHQLQAAGLADRVHVASAGTGDWHVGKAPDSRTCKAALARGYDLSQQRAQQVKAAHFAEYDLILAMDESNLGHLRAMRPNTAVAELDLFLRRYGPALDEVPDPYYGGADGFEQVLDLVEAACQALVVEIKGRL is encoded by the coding sequence ATGCGCGTTCTGTTCGTCTGCCTTGGCAATATCTGTCGCTCGCCCACCGCCGAAGGCGTGCTGCGCCATCAATTGCAGGCTGCAGGGCTTGCCGACCGGGTACATGTGGCCTCGGCCGGCACCGGCGACTGGCACGTCGGCAAGGCGCCTGACAGCCGTACCTGCAAGGCAGCGCTGGCGCGTGGCTATGACCTGTCGCAGCAACGCGCCCAGCAGGTCAAGGCGGCGCACTTTGCCGAATATGACCTGATCCTGGCCATGGACGAGAGCAACCTTGGCCACTTGCGAGCGATGCGCCCGAACACGGCAGTGGCGGAGCTCGACCTGTTCCTGCGCCGCTATGGCCCAGCGCTGGATGAAGTGCCAGACCCGTACTACGGTGGCGCCGACGGCTTCGAGCAGGTGCTTGATCTGGTTGAAGCAGCGTGCCAGGCGCTGGTGGTGGAAATCAAGGGGCGGCTATGA
- the rne gene encoding ribonuclease E, with the protein MKRMLINATQPEELRVALVDGQRLYDLDIESGAREQKKANIYKGKITRIEPSLEAAFVDFGSERHGFLPLKEISREYFKKTPEGRVNIKEVLSEGQEVIVQVEKEERGNKGAALTTFISLAGRYLVLMPNNPRAGGISRRIEGEERNELREALNGLTVPGDMGLIVRTAGLGRSSEEMQWDLDYLLQLWTAIKEASQDRAAPFLIYQESNVIIRAIRDYLRQDIGEVLIDSIDAQEEALTFIRQVMPQYASKVKLYEDSVPLFNRFQIESQIETAFQRVVDLPSGGSIVIDPTEALVSIDINSARATKGSDIEETALQTNLEAAEEIARQLRLRDIGGLIVIDFIDMTPAKNQRAVEERVRECLEADRARVQVGRISRFGLLEMSRQRLRPSLGESSGIVCPRCSGTGIIRDVESLSLAILRLIEEEALKDRTAEVRAQVPIPVAAFLLNEKRNSITKIELRTRARIIILPNDHLETPHFEVQRLRDDNPEVLNNQSSYEIAAAEAEEAPQPTATRTLVRQEAAVKTAPARANAPVPATAEEPQPAAPVAPAPVAPEPSLFKGLVKSLVSLFAGKEEPAAAPVVTATEKPAAERSPRNEERRNGRQQSRNRNGRRDEERKPREERAERAPREERAPREERAPREERAPREERAPREERAPREERAPRQPREDRRGNRGEERVRELREPLDATPAEREERQPREERVAREERAPREERTPREERAPREERAPREERAPREERAPREERAPREERAPREERAPREERAPREERAPRPPREERQPRVAEEAAEQAAELAEEQLPNEELLQDEQEGTDGERPRRRSRGQRRRSNRRERQRNANGELIDGSEEEGSEEQPQPHQATELGAELAAGLAVTAAVASSNISADAEAQANQQAELATAEVAAVETDNSEVAQPVEQAEKAEQVEAAAKAEEVAVAPVVEQPVSEPVAVVEATAEPVVEVAPQPVVDEAPAAEPVVVAEAPVEAPAVEAGEIEQAPAVIETAPVAEQPAPVVEAQPEVVAEPAPVAVEPAPVEAPAAVEPATVMLANGRAPNDPREVRRRKREAEAAAKAAQEAAAAAEEPALEATDEQKPHHG; encoded by the coding sequence ATGAAAAGAATGCTGATTAACGCGACTCAACCCGAAGAGTTGCGTGTAGCCCTGGTGGACGGCCAACGTCTCTACGACCTGGACATCGAGTCCGGCGCACGTGAGCAGAAAAAGGCCAACATCTACAAAGGCAAGATCACCCGCATCGAACCCAGCCTCGAAGCCGCCTTCGTCGACTTCGGTTCCGAACGTCACGGCTTTCTGCCGCTGAAAGAAATCTCCCGCGAATACTTCAAGAAAACCCCCGAAGGGCGGGTCAACATCAAGGAAGTGCTGAGCGAAGGCCAGGAAGTCATCGTCCAGGTCGAGAAGGAAGAGCGCGGCAACAAGGGCGCCGCCCTCACCACCTTCATCAGCCTGGCCGGCCGCTACCTGGTGCTGATGCCCAACAACCCGCGCGCCGGTGGCATCTCTCGCCGCATCGAAGGCGAAGAACGCAACGAACTGCGTGAAGCCCTGAACGGCCTGACCGTGCCAGGCGACATGGGCCTGATCGTGCGCACTGCCGGCCTGGGCCGCAGCAGCGAAGAAATGCAGTGGGACCTCGACTACCTGCTGCAACTGTGGACCGCCATCAAGGAAGCGTCCCAGGACCGCGCCGCGCCCTTCCTGATCTACCAGGAAAGCAACGTCATCATCCGTGCCATCCGCGACTACCTGCGCCAGGACATCGGCGAAGTGCTGATCGACAGCATCGATGCCCAGGAAGAAGCCCTGACCTTCATCCGCCAGGTGATGCCGCAGTACGCCAGCAAGGTCAAGCTGTACGAAGACAGCGTGCCGCTGTTCAACCGCTTCCAGATCGAAAGCCAGATCGAAACCGCCTTCCAGCGCGTGGTCGACCTGCCCTCCGGCGGCTCGATCGTGATCGACCCGACCGAAGCCCTGGTGTCCATCGACATCAACTCGGCGCGGGCCACCAAAGGCAGCGACATCGAAGAAACCGCCCTGCAGACCAACCTGGAAGCGGCCGAGGAAATCGCCCGCCAGCTGCGCCTGCGCGACATCGGTGGCCTGATCGTCATCGACTTCATCGACATGACCCCGGCAAAAAACCAGCGCGCCGTTGAAGAACGTGTTCGCGAGTGCCTGGAAGCCGACCGCGCCCGCGTTCAGGTCGGCCGCATCTCGCGCTTTGGCCTGCTGGAAATGTCCCGTCAGCGCCTGCGTCCGTCGCTGGGCGAAAGCAGCGGCATCGTTTGCCCACGCTGCTCCGGCACCGGCATCATCCGTGACGTCGAATCGCTGTCGCTGGCCATCCTGCGCCTGATCGAAGAAGAAGCCCTGAAGGACCGCACCGCCGAAGTTCGCGCCCAGGTGCCGATCCCGGTGGCTGCCTTCCTGCTCAACGAGAAGCGCAACTCGATCACCAAGATCGAACTGCGCACCCGTGCGCGCATCATCATCCTGCCGAACGATCACCTGGAAACCCCGCACTTCGAAGTCCAGCGCCTGCGCGACGACAACCCGGAAGTGCTGAACAACCAGTCCAGCTACGAGATCGCCGCCGCCGAAGCCGAAGAAGCGCCGCAGCCGACCGCCACCCGCACCCTGGTTCGCCAGGAAGCCGCGGTCAAGACCGCACCGGCCCGCGCCAACGCGCCAGTACCGGCCACTGCCGAAGAGCCACAGCCTGCCGCACCGGTCGCCCCTGCCCCGGTCGCTCCGGAACCAAGCCTGTTCAAGGGCCTGGTGAAGTCGCTGGTAAGCCTGTTCGCCGGCAAGGAAGAGCCTGCCGCAGCGCCAGTTGTCACTGCCACCGAGAAACCGGCCGCCGAGCGCAGCCCACGCAACGAAGAACGCCGCAACGGCCGCCAGCAGAGCCGCAACCGCAACGGCCGCCGCGACGAAGAACGCAAACCGCGTGAAGAGCGTGCCGAGCGCGCACCGCGTGAAGAACGCGCTCCACGTGAGGAACGTGCACCGCGCGAAGAGCGTGCGCCACGTGAAGAACGCGCCCCACGCGAAGAGCGCGCACCGCGTGAAGAACGCGCACCGCGCCAGCCACGCGAAGACCGCCGCGGCAACCGTGGCGAAGAGCGCGTGCGCGAACTGCGTGAGCCACTGGACGCTACCCCTGCCGAGCGTGAGGAACGCCAGCCGCGTGAAGAACGTGTCGCACGTGAAGAACGCGCTCCACGCGAAGAACGTACCCCGCGTGAAGAGCGCGCACCGCGCGAAGAACGTGCTCCGCGTGAAGAGCGCGCACCTCGTGAAGAACGTGCCCCGCGTGAGGAACGTGCTCCGCGCGAAGAACGTGCTCCGCGTGAAGAGCGCGCACCTCGCGAAGAACGTGCTCCTCGTGAAGAGCGTGCCCCACGCCCACCACGCGAAGAACGTCAGCCACGCGTAGCCGAGGAAGCCGCTGAGCAGGCAGCCGAACTGGCCGAAGAACAACTGCCGAACGAAGAGTTGCTGCAGGACGAGCAGGAAGGCACCGATGGCGAGCGTCCACGCCGCCGTTCTCGTGGCCAGCGTCGCCGCAGCAACCGTCGTGAGCGTCAGCGCAATGCCAACGGCGAGCTGATCGATGGCAGCGAGGAAGAAGGCAGCGAAGAGCAGCCACAACCGCACCAGGCCACCGAACTGGGTGCCGAACTGGCCGCTGGCCTGGCCGTGACTGCCGCTGTCGCCAGCAGCAACATCAGTGCCGACGCCGAAGCCCAGGCCAACCAGCAGGCCGAGCTTGCCACCGCGGAAGTCGCAGCTGTCGAAACCGACAACAGCGAAGTCGCCCAGCCGGTCGAGCAGGCTGAGAAGGCCGAGCAGGTCGAAGCTGCCGCCAAGGCTGAAGAAGTAGCCGTGGCCCCAGTCGTCGAGCAGCCGGTCAGCGAGCCTGTAGCCGTGGTCGAGGCAACTGCCGAGCCCGTGGTCGAAGTCGCCCCGCAGCCAGTGGTCGATGAAGCACCTGCCGCCGAACCGGTAGTGGTTGCCGAGGCACCGGTAGAAGCGCCTGCCGTCGAGGCTGGTGAAATCGAGCAGGCCCCGGCCGTGATCGAAACCGCTCCGGTTGCCGAGCAACCTGCCCCGGTTGTCGAAGCCCAACCAGAAGTGGTGGCCGAGCCAGCCCCAGTGGCCGTCGAGCCTGCACCGGTCGAAGCCCCTGCGGCGGTGGAACCTGCCACTGTCATGCTGGCCAACGGCCGTGCGCCGAACGACCCGCGTGAAGTTCGTCGCCGCAAGCGTGAGGCCGAGGCTGCCGCCAAAGCCGCGCAGGAAGCTGCTGCAGCCGCCGAGGAACCAGCCCTGGAAGCCACCGATGAGCAAAAGCCTCATCACGGTTGA
- a CDS encoding MotA/TolQ/ExbB proton channel family protein, producing MWELVKSGGWMMLPIILSSIAAMAIVVERLWTLRVSRVTPPHLLGQVWMWIKDKQLTSDKLKALRADSPLGEILAAGLANSRHGREIMKECIEEAASRVIHELERYISTLGTIAAMAPLLGLLGTVLGMIDIFSAFMGSQMTANAAVLAGGISKALVTTAAGLMVGIPAVFFHRFLLRRIDELVVGMEQEAIKLVEVLQGDREVEVAGGKA from the coding sequence GTGTGGGAATTGGTCAAGTCCGGTGGTTGGATGATGCTGCCGATCATTCTGAGTTCCATCGCTGCCATGGCTATCGTTGTCGAGCGCCTGTGGACCCTGCGCGTCAGCCGCGTGACCCCGCCGCACCTGTTGGGCCAGGTATGGATGTGGATCAAGGATAAGCAACTGACCAGTGACAAGCTCAAGGCCCTGCGCGCCGATTCGCCACTGGGCGAGATCCTCGCTGCCGGCCTGGCCAATTCGCGCCATGGCCGCGAAATCATGAAGGAATGCATCGAGGAGGCCGCCTCGCGCGTCATCCACGAGCTGGAGCGCTATATCAGTACCCTTGGCACCATCGCCGCCATGGCCCCGCTGCTGGGCCTGCTGGGTACCGTGCTGGGCATGATCGACATCTTCAGCGCCTTCATGGGCTCGCAGATGACCGCCAACGCCGCAGTGCTGGCCGGTGGTATCTCCAAGGCCCTGGTTACCACGGCGGCCGGCCTGATGGTCGGTATTCCGGCGGTGTTCTTCCACCGTTTCCTGCTGCGCCGCATCGATGAGCTGGTGGTGGGCATGGAGCAGGAAGCAATCAAGCTGGTGGAAGTGCTGCAGGGCGACCGTGAAGTGGAAGTGGCCGGAGGCAAGGCGTGA
- a CDS encoding IS3 family transposase, which yields MLCRVLNVSRSAFYDWLHRRSAPNTKRDALREKVVQLHAESRGSAGARMLSEHLKAQQLKVGRYLAGRLMQEANLASRQRRRHQYRSRGVEAFVAKNLLERNFEPTAINQVWCGDVTSLMVGKRWYHLAVVIDLFARRIVGWAFSLINDANLVSKALRMAVGVRGKQPGLMFHSDQGCQYTSQRFQSELLEHGITQSMSRRGQCWDNAPTERFFGTLKSEWVPPKGYQEIEEARQDMTSFFMRYNRIRLHSYNNYLSPIAMEQQAA from the coding sequence CTGCTTTGCCGTGTGCTGAATGTATCCCGTAGCGCATTTTATGACTGGCTTCACCGCCGTTCAGCGCCTAATACCAAGCGTGACGCGCTCAGGGAAAAGGTCGTGCAATTGCACGCTGAAAGCCGTGGAAGCGCAGGCGCAAGGATGCTCTCTGAGCACTTGAAAGCCCAGCAACTGAAGGTAGGTCGGTATCTGGCCGGAAGACTCATGCAGGAAGCAAATCTGGCCAGCAGACAGCGCCGTCGGCATCAGTATCGCTCCAGAGGAGTCGAGGCATTCGTGGCTAAGAACCTGCTCGAACGTAACTTCGAGCCTACTGCGATCAACCAAGTCTGGTGCGGTGATGTGACCAGTTTGATGGTCGGGAAACGTTGGTATCACCTGGCAGTAGTAATTGATTTGTTCGCCCGTCGGATCGTTGGTTGGGCGTTTTCCCTGATCAACGATGCCAACCTGGTTAGTAAGGCATTGAGGATGGCGGTAGGGGTTCGGGGCAAGCAGCCAGGCTTGATGTTTCATTCGGATCAAGGCTGCCAATACACCAGCCAGCGCTTCCAATCCGAGCTGCTTGAGCATGGGATAACGCAGAGCATGAGCCGCAGGGGGCAATGCTGGGACAACGCGCCAACAGAGCGTTTCTTTGGGACGCTTAAGTCAGAGTGGGTTCCGCCCAAGGGCTACCAGGAAATTGAAGAAGCCAGGCAGGATATGACCAGCTTCTTCATGCGATACAACCGAATCCGGCTCCACAGCTACAACAACTATCTGTCGCCAATAGCCATGGAGCAGCAGGCGGCTTGA
- the murB gene encoding UDP-N-acetylmuramate dehydrogenase, which yields MTVQWQEQVSLKPYNTFGIDVKARYFTQVHNDQEVRQALAQAQQGGLPVLVIGGGSNLLLTRDIDALVLHMASRGRRVLSDDGERIVVEGEAGEPWHPFVQWTLAQGYCGLENLSLIPGTVGAAPMQNVGAYGVEIKDVFVGLTALDRETGELHDFGLAECAFGYRDSLFKRNPGRWLILRVRFALSRTLQARLDYGPVRQRLAEQGVTEPTAQAISEAICSIRREKLPDPAELGNAGSFFKNPVVSAEQVERIRAQHPGVVAYPQADGQVKLAAGWLIEQAGWKGHREGDAGVHRLQSLVLVNYGQASGAQMHALARRIQADILERFGVALEMEPNLY from the coding sequence ATGACAGTGCAGTGGCAGGAGCAGGTATCGCTCAAGCCTTACAACACCTTTGGCATCGACGTGAAGGCGCGGTATTTCACCCAGGTACACAATGACCAGGAGGTGCGCCAGGCGCTGGCCCAGGCGCAGCAAGGCGGCTTACCGGTGCTAGTGATCGGCGGTGGCAGCAACCTGCTGCTGACCCGCGATATCGATGCGCTGGTGCTGCATATGGCCAGCCGTGGGCGGCGCGTGCTCAGCGACGATGGCGAACGTATCGTGGTCGAGGGCGAGGCCGGCGAGCCATGGCACCCGTTTGTGCAGTGGACACTGGCGCAGGGATATTGCGGCCTGGAGAACCTCAGCCTGATCCCCGGGACCGTGGGCGCCGCGCCAATGCAGAACGTGGGCGCCTATGGCGTGGAAATCAAGGACGTGTTCGTCGGCCTGACCGCCCTGGACCGCGAGACTGGCGAGTTGCATGACTTTGGCCTGGCGGAATGTGCCTTCGGGTATCGCGACAGCCTGTTCAAGCGCAACCCCGGGCGCTGGTTGATCCTGCGTGTGCGCTTTGCCTTGAGCCGCACGCTGCAGGCCCGCCTGGACTATGGCCCGGTGCGCCAGCGCCTGGCAGAGCAGGGCGTGACCGAGCCGACTGCGCAGGCGATCAGCGAGGCAATCTGCAGCATTCGCCGCGAGAAGCTGCCAGACCCGGCAGAGCTGGGTAACGCCGGGAGTTTCTTCAAGAACCCCGTGGTCTCGGCGGAGCAGGTCGAGCGTATCCGTGCGCAGCACCCGGGGGTGGTGGCTTATCCGCAGGCCGACGGCCAGGTGAAGCTGGCGGCAGGCTGGTTGATCGAGCAGGCAGGCTGGAAGGGCCATCGCGAAGGGGATGCCGGGGTGCATCGTTTGCAGTCGTTGGTGCTGGTCAATTACGGCCAGGCGAGCGGGGCGCAGATGCATGCGCTGGCGCGGCGGATCCAGGCCGATATCCTGGAGCGGTTCGGGGTGGCACTGGAGATGGAGCCTAACCTCTACTGA
- the kdsB gene encoding 3-deoxy-manno-octulosonate cytidylyltransferase codes for MSLDFTVVIPARLRSTRLPGKPLLPIAGKPMVQHVWEQARKSGASRVVIATDDASIVEACQAFGGEVLLTRADHESGTDRLAEVAAHLGLPADAIVVNVQGDEPLIPPVIIDQVAANLAAHPEAGIATLAEPIHAPETVFNPNAVKVVSDKNGLALTFSRAPLPWARDAFAKDRNVLPEGVPYRRHIGMYAYRVGFLQDFVSWGPCWLEQTEALEQLRALWHGVRIHVEDAIEAPAVGVDTPEDLARVRRLLEA; via the coding sequence ATGAGCCTGGATTTCACCGTGGTAATCCCCGCCCGGCTGCGCTCCACGCGCCTGCCAGGCAAACCATTGCTGCCGATCGCCGGCAAGCCGATGGTCCAGCATGTGTGGGAACAGGCCCGCAAGAGCGGCGCCAGCCGTGTGGTCATCGCCACCGACGACGCCAGCATTGTCGAGGCCTGCCAGGCCTTCGGCGGCGAAGTGCTGCTGACCCGTGCCGACCATGAATCCGGCACCGACCGCCTGGCCGAAGTGGCCGCGCACTTGGGGCTGCCGGCCGACGCCATCGTGGTCAACGTGCAGGGCGATGAACCGCTGATCCCGCCGGTGATCATCGACCAGGTGGCCGCCAACCTGGCGGCGCATCCGGAAGCCGGCATCGCCACCCTGGCAGAGCCGATCCATGCGCCGGAAACCGTGTTCAACCCCAATGCGGTCAAGGTGGTCAGCGACAAGAACGGCCTGGCCCTGACCTTCAGCCGTGCGCCGCTGCCCTGGGCCCGCGATGCATTTGCCAAGGACCGCAACGTGTTGCCCGAAGGCGTGCCGTATCGCCGCCACATCGGCATGTACGCCTACCGCGTCGGCTTCCTGCAGGACTTCGTCAGCTGGGGCCCGTGCTGGCTCGAGCAGACCGAGGCGCTGGAGCAGCTGCGTGCCTTGTGGCATGGCGTACGCATCCACGTCGAAGACGCCATCGAGGCGCCTGCCGTGGGCGTGGACACCCCTGAAGACCTGGCGCGCGTACGGCGCTTGCTGGAGGCTTGA
- a CDS encoding ABC transporter permease yields the protein MSVELRTNWVALNTIVYREVRRFLRIWPQTLLPPAITMVLYFVIFGNLIGRQIGDMGGFTYMEYIVPGLIMMSVITNSYGNVVSSFFGSKFQRSIEELMVSPVSPHTILVGYVLGGVLRGLAVGVIVTFLSLFFTHLQVHHLGVTVAVVLLTATIFSLLGFVNAVFARNFDDISIIPTFVLTPLTYLGGVFYSINLLPPFWQTVSLANPVLHMVNSFRYGILGVSDISIGTAITFMLVATAVLYLVCVRLLVSGRGMRA from the coding sequence ATGAGTGTGGAACTGCGCACCAACTGGGTCGCCCTGAACACCATCGTCTACCGCGAAGTGCGGCGCTTCCTGCGCATCTGGCCGCAGACCCTGCTGCCGCCGGCGATCACCATGGTCCTGTACTTCGTCATTTTCGGTAACCTGATCGGCCGGCAGATCGGCGACATGGGTGGCTTCACCTACATGGAATACATCGTGCCGGGGCTGATCATGATGTCGGTGATCACCAACTCCTACGGCAACGTGGTATCGAGCTTCTTCGGCAGCAAGTTCCAGCGTTCGATCGAGGAACTGATGGTGTCGCCGGTATCGCCGCACACAATCCTCGTCGGCTATGTGCTGGGCGGCGTGCTGCGGGGCCTGGCGGTGGGCGTGATCGTGACTTTCCTGTCGCTGTTCTTCACCCACTTGCAGGTGCACCACCTGGGCGTGACCGTGGCGGTCGTGCTGCTGACCGCCACCATCTTCTCGTTGCTGGGCTTCGTCAATGCGGTGTTCGCGCGCAACTTCGACGACATTTCGATCATTCCGACCTTCGTCCTGACGCCACTGACCTACCTGGGCGGGGTGTTCTACTCGATCAACCTGCTGCCGCCGTTCTGGCAGACCGTGTCGCTGGCCAATCCGGTGCTGCACATGGTCAACTCGTTCCGCTACGGCATCCTAGGGGTGTCGGATATCAGCATTGGCACGGCGATCACCTTCATGCTGGTCGCCACCGCGGTGCTCTACCTGGTGTGCGTGCGGCTGCTGGTCAGTGGCCGCGGCATGCGCGCCTGA
- the lpxK gene encoding tetraacyldisaccharide 4'-kinase: MAFADRLLAAWYAGHPALALLRPLEALYRRVVMRKRARFLSGESASYRAPVPVIVVGNITVGGTGKTPMILWLIEHCRQQGLKVGVVSRGYGAKPPQLPWRVQADQAAGQAGDEPLLIVQRTGVPLMIDPDRSRAVQALLASEPLDLILCDDGMQHYRLARDLELVLIDAARGLGNGRCLPAGPLREPAERLYEADAVLYNGASADRADGFGFRLQPSALVNLRSGERRALEHFPAGQRLHAVAGIGNPQRFFNTLLGLNWQPVPHPFADHAQFNARSLAFSPPLPLVMTEKDAVKCRAFAADDWWYLAVEAQPTPAFSAWFDNQLNRLLRKP; encoded by the coding sequence ATGGCCTTCGCCGACCGCTTGCTCGCCGCCTGGTACGCCGGGCACCCGGCGCTGGCGCTGCTGCGCCCGCTGGAGGCGTTGTACCGCCGCGTGGTCATGCGCAAGCGGGCGCGTTTTCTCAGTGGCGAAAGCGCCAGCTACCGGGCCCCGGTACCGGTCATCGTGGTGGGTAACATCACCGTGGGTGGTACCGGCAAGACGCCGATGATCCTCTGGCTGATCGAACATTGCCGCCAGCAGGGGCTGAAGGTGGGCGTGGTCAGCCGTGGCTATGGCGCCAAGCCGCCGCAGCTACCCTGGCGCGTGCAGGCCGACCAGGCTGCCGGGCAGGCCGGCGACGAACCGCTTCTGATCGTGCAGCGCACTGGCGTGCCGCTGATGATCGACCCCGACCGCTCTCGCGCCGTGCAGGCACTGCTGGCCAGCGAACCCCTCGACCTGATCCTGTGCGACGACGGCATGCAGCACTACCGCCTGGCACGTGACCTGGAGCTGGTGCTGATCGATGCCGCCCGCGGCCTGGGCAATGGCCGCTGCCTGCCGGCGGGGCCACTGCGTGAGCCGGCCGAGCGCCTGTACGAGGCTGACGCGGTGCTGTACAACGGCGCCAGCGCAGACCGCGCCGATGGCTTCGGCTTCCGCCTGCAGCCGTCCGCCCTGGTCAATTTGCGCAGTGGCGAGCGCCGAGCGCTTGAGCATTTCCCCGCTGGCCAGCGCCTGCATGCGGTGGCCGGTATCGGCAACCCGCAACGTTTCTTCAACACCCTGCTGGGGCTAAACTGGCAGCCGGTGCCGCATCCTTTTGCCGACCATGCACAGTTCAACGCCCGGAGCCTGGCCTTCAGCCCGCCGCTGCCGCTGGTCATGACCGAAAAGGATGCGGTGAAATGCCGGGCCTTCGCCGCTGACGACTGGTGGTACCTGGCCGTCGAGGCGCAGCCCACGCCGGCCTTCAGCGCCTGGTTCGACAACCAGCTGAACCGCTTGCTGCGCAAGCCCTGA
- a CDS encoding Trm112 family protein gives MDTKLLDILACPITKGPLKLSADKTELISKGAGLAYPIRDGIPVMLESEARTLTDDERLDK, from the coding sequence ATGGACACCAAACTGCTCGATATCCTGGCCTGCCCGATCACCAAGGGCCCGCTCAAGCTCAGTGCCGACAAGACCGAGCTGATCAGCAAGGGCGCTGGCTTGGCCTACCCGATCCGCGACGGCATCCCGGTCATGCTGGAAAGCGAAGCGCGCACCCTGACTGACGATGAGCGCCTGGACAAATGA